Within the Zerene cesonia ecotype Mississippi chromosome 10, Zerene_cesonia_1.1, whole genome shotgun sequence genome, the region CcgttttaaaatgatatcgaGCTGCTTCTCAAGACTGCTCGATGTTTTGTAACACGCGGTTTGGTGTAACATTTTACCGAGCAAAAGCATTTTACCGCAGGCGACATCATCTTCTTTTTTTACCATTTCACCACTTTCTCCTTCTTTTTATATGCACCATGATAAACGCAGTTCATGCCAAATGAAggttctaaaatattattccaaCCAAGAATGAGCGCAAAGTGCAACATAGCGTACTCCATACAACTACACTCGCTATGAGCATTACGTCGAACAGAGCGCCGAGCATTCGTAAGAAAGTAATAGTACATAAAATTGCTCGAGAAAATGCTACAGTGTATACCCAAACATTGCtttcgaaaataataatgaattacaataaaatgtggCTACTAATTGCGCTAATGCTCACGACGAAATAGAAATTTACATCattcacttatttataatccccgctcttaaacaaaaaatcttcTATTTGTAAACTTACGgctaaaataattgttagttttgtaattttcaaaaaataccAACCTAATGCTCTACCAAAACACTCGTTGCGCATATCGTAACAAAGAGTCTCAACTATTatatttggaaaataataGATCATTTACGTCtgattttagttttatcttATATTGTAACTTTTTTAGCGACAAAAgcctttttttttactaaacatGCTCgtgtctatttattaatagatcaCGGCGTGCGACGCGCAGACGTCAAATACGTCGGATACGGCGCGGTTATCGGCAACGTAACGTTAAACGACAGGGATCTTATGGCGTCGATCAATATGAAAACAATGTATTGTGTGAAAGTGTCGGGGTGAGGGTGCCGGGGTGCCGGGGTGCCGGCGGCGGGTGCCGGCGGCGGGGTGCCGGCGGCGGGTGCCGGCGCGCACCGGGCGGCGCTAGGCGGCGGCTTGCGGCGCGTGCAGGAGCTTGGGNNNNNNNNNNNNNNNNNNNNNNNNNNNNNNNNNNNNNNNNNNNNNNNNNNNNNNNNNNNNNNNNNNNNNNNNNNNNNNNNNNNNNNNNNNNNNNNNNNNNNNNNNNNNNNNNNNNNNNNNNNNNNNNNNNNNNNNNNNNNNNNNNNNNNNNNNNNNNNNNNNNNNNNNNNNNNNNNNNNNNNNNNNNNNNNNNNNNNNNNNNNNNNNNNNNNNNNNNNNNNNNNNNNNNNNNNNNNNNNNNNNNNNNNNNNNNNNNNNNNNNNNNNNNNNNNNNNNNNNNNNNNNNNNNNNNNNNNNNNNNNNNNNNNNNNNNNNNNNNNNNNNNNNNNNNNNNNNNNNNNNNNNNNNNNNNNNNNNNNNNNNNNNNNNNNNNNNNNNNNNNNNNNNNNNNNNNNNNNNNNNNNNNNNNNNNNNNNNNNNNNNNNNNNNNNNNNNNNNNNNNNNNNNNNNNNNNNNNNNNNNNNNNNNNNNNNNNNNNNNNNNNNNNNNNNNNNNNNNNNNNNNNNNNNNNNNNNNNNNNNNNNNNNNNNNNNNNNNNNNNNNNNNNNNNNNNNNNNNNNNNNNNNNNNNNNNNNNNNNNNNNNNNNNNNNNNNNNNNNNNNNNNNNNNNNNNNNNNNNNNNNNNNNNNNNNNNNNNNNNNNNNNNNNNNNNNNNNNNNNNNNNNNNNNNNNNNNNNNNNNNNNNNNNNNNNNNNNNNNNNNNNNNNNNNNNNNNNNNNNNNNNNNNNNNNNNNNNNNNNNNNNNNNNNNNNNNNNNNNNNNNNNNNNNNNNNNNNNNNNNNNNNNNNNNNNNNNNNNNNNNNNNNNNNNNNNNNNNNNNNNNNNNNNNNNNNNNNNNNNNNNNNNNNNNNNNNNNNNNNNNNNNNNNNNNNNNNNNNNNNNNNNNNNNNNNNNNNNNNNNNNNNNNNNNNNNNNNNNNNNNNNNNNNNNNNNNNNNNNNNNNNNNNNNNNNNNNNNNNNNNNNNNNNNNNNNNNNNNNNNNNNNNNNNNNNNNNNNNNNATTTTTATTGCACTCTTCAAGAGGATTGTCAAGTGAGCGTAGTCGACGCGAGTTTACTTTTTCTTCATGATTTAGTTCATACTAGAAATTGTTTACAtccaaaatgttttaaatattacattcacgttgtaattctttaaattaGTGACCACAAAATGCACAATATCTCAAACGATgaataagagaaaaaaaaaataaacaacgaaACGACCACCAGATTACAGATATTCTTTGTAGCAAAAGTTACAGAATCAGAAAAACTAATGCCATTTGTCTCGCATCGCTCTGCCACTGTGTAGTGGTGATCAGCGAACGGCACAAATTGACACATGGGCAAAACAATAGCCATCACTCACCGTGCAAGGGCTGGAACGGGTCGTCGGCGGCGCAGAGGCAGAGCAGCGGCACGCGCACGCGCTCCAGCTTGCCGCGCAGCGTGGCGGCGCGGTAGTAGTGCTCCACGGAGGCGAAGCCGAAGTGCTTGGTGGTGAAGGCGGCGTCGAACTGGCGCACGGAGCGGCTCGCGTCCACCGCGGCCCAGTCCCACGGGCCGGCGCGCAGCGGCGCGTGCGCGCGCACCGTGTTGCGCAGGTTGCGCGCCATGTGCCGCGACAGCAGCGCGTTCAGCGGCGGCCGCTCGATGCACGCCGAGCCGCGCTCCACGTCCAGCGGCGACGACACGATGAGCGCGGCGTGCAGGCGCGCGCGCTCGCCGTGCGCCGCCAGGTAGTGCCCCAGGATGAGCCCGCCCAGCGACACGCCCACGCCCAGCAGcggcccgccgcgcccgcgcaccGCCTCCACCACCTCCGCCAGGTCCTCGTGGCTCACCGCGCAGTACAGCCGGGGCGTCTGCCGCGCGCGGTCACGTTACTATGTTATCGTAGCTCGGCGACGAGTGACGACGTCGAATAAGAATTTGAGTGTAGTTCgatcgtaaaaaaataaaagagagtTTGGGCAAATGAGCGGctgagaaaatttttatttattcgttggTTGTATCAATGCTCGGATTGCGGATTGATAGAGTgatgctttttaaatatttgtaaatactaaataaaaatattagtttaaaaaaaactaaaaaacacgctttaacaaaaatcatattttgcaaattaaaaaatggaataattttatcaaattagtgtattgtcatcggtcctcaataaatctacaaagtttgaatgaaatctggccgtttaaagtgggtcaaaatcgcgcccaaagaagtcggttacaaacaaacatacaaacaaacatacaagtgaagctaataaaaagcgtgtaaaaagatTACTACCCGAACGGAGTCGGGACGAGCGGTCAGTTAGAACCTCTAActgtataaattcataaaaagcGCAATACTTACAGTGAGCGGCACCCCGCCGAGCCCGCGGTTGTTGAAGACGACGCAGTGCGCACCGAGCTGGCGCGCGGCGGCCACGAGGCAGCGCACGTAGTCCGCGTGCGAGCCGCCCGTGAGCCCGGGCAGCACCAGCATCACCGGCCGCGTCGCGTCTCCGCCCGGCGCGTCCGCCCAGTCTAGGGCCACTTGTCCGCCGTCCGATAACCGGAGAATTTCTCTACATTTCAATTGTTTCCATTTAAATGAAGTTTGATAACGCgtcaaaaagaaaattgtagtttagatatttttaatcatacttTCCTTATTGCCTTTTGAATTAGCCAACACAGTGTTTTCGGTAAAAAATACGCAGGATTAACAGGAGcatccatattatattaaagggtgttaatgtaattaagagcgtttaattgtaaaaatagaggtttctatattatctaaaatttttcattatctgTAACAACCCCTGACTCCTTCACAAACTGTTTAGCTACAGGGGTGGTTTCAGCTTTCATTGGTTCCCCCCTCCTTGTCCTTTCATGCAAAATAGGcactaggtatatattatatgtacaacgTGGGTCACGCAAAATGCGTGGCTAGAtgtttgtacatattatatgtgtatatatatatatatatatatatatatatatatatatatatatatatatatatatatatatatatatatatatgcaatgTGATACCTTCGATAATTCACGGTCGGCAAGATCCGAGAACGAAGGACTGATGCAATCACTGTCTGAAGCCTGGACTCCACACACCATGGAGTCGGCCAATATGGTTCATTTAGAAGAGGTACTTTCTCTTCCAGCATTTGTCGAAATTCTCCTTTGCCGCATATTAACAATGGTTTCTGAAATCGGTAAAATCGCTGTAGTCATTTTgtctcgtttttttttttagtcagaattgtgttataaaaaaagtctCATCCGCCTTATTACCAACAAACtggcatacaaatatttatatggctTTGAATTTCAGTACAGTTTAAACAATGTccaagtattatttttacattatgttatttagaTTAATTGAAGCATTTTACAATTAggtattgtattattgttacatataatattgcattattattatattctattttacaaTTGTCGTAATTATTGATTAGGTAtgatttatagatttaaattattgatttcttgtgtcataattttatcatgctaggtaaattttttgtcattttgatcattataatcaaatagaatcgtttatttaagcaacattttaaatttttctgtgtattaaattttgagaCAGTTCTCTTATATGTTTTGATATATGGTTCAATATCTTTGTACACATTACACTGGCATTATTCTTGTTTAGTGCTGAATGACAGTTTGGCATCATTAGACGAGTAGGATCTCTTAGTCCCAGTTTAGAATtatctttcatatttttaaacagttcAGACAAATTGTCACAGAAATGTATCTGTAATATTCAGTAAGCACAGCATTAAAATCCACTCAATTAGTCTTTATTAGCTTAAAGcgaaaatgatttatttttaaatttttcaagtaATCATGTCACTATGAGCTTTCCATTTGCAATTTTGATCAACATTGAAACCGAGGAACATTATGTTATGTGTTTGTTGGATGATATGGTGCATATGGTGAGCCTTAATcgaaaattaaacaaaggTAGTGTTTGTCATATTAAGAGAtagattattatcattataaaaatgatgtcCAAGCAATTTACATTTATGGTCCATTATGTCCAATAgattgtttattcatttatttaatattatggaaCACcaacaatttaacatttatataaattaaaataaaacaggcTTCATTACACTGCCCTATGGCAATCTAAATCTATTAGCTAAATAGGGGGACTTGTACATATTCATCTGTAACttgtcattaattttatttatttgaacactGTTCTCTCTCAAACATATAATCTTGAATCCATTCCAGAGCAGTCCCCTATATCCATATTTCTCACagcaatttatttgttatttgtgatCCACAAAGTCAAAGGCTTTTGGCATATCAAAGCATGTTTATATAAccagaatttatttatcaatattacatCTAGTTACTTCCTGGATTAAAGAGAACATTGCTAATATGGTACATTTGTTTGCCTGAAATCCTGTTTATGATCTTTTAaagtatcttatatatatatttttttattgtataattctaCCACTTGTGGCTTTTCGATAATTTTTGAGGAAATACATAAGAATAGGTGATTTTTTACATCAGTTTGCTGTCTTTTTTATGGTTTAATGCGTTTTTCATGAAAGATGCCCTGTAAGAAAGACTTGTTAATGAAATAGCCAATAATAAGAAATGCTGCAGTTACATCCTTTAGTATCCTTGAATATATTGAATCATAACCTATAGTTTTGGTATTCCTAAGAGAAGTTATGATTCTTGGTTTGTGCATGGTGAGAAAAATATgctgatatttattaaatttgtattgatttgattgattAATTGCATTGTACtacgattaatatttattattttgttagctTTTATGTACGCACATTTATCGCAATATACTTATCTATCAAATTACTTTTAGGAAACAATTGGTTTTACCTTGACGACTTCCACTAGGTAATAAGTAACATAAAGTACCGATAAAGATAAGCACACAAGtaattctttctttaattCGAAAATATAGAATATCATTTTAAGCATTATGTATCAGAATAAAGCACTACTAAACTccttaatacattaataatatataaactataaaaaggCAACACGTAAGATTAAAATGTGTAATGTTTTTGCGAAATTGACATCACAACTACCTACTAGTGATGTCTGAGACTGAGTCTGACACACCAGAGTGACAACTGTTACTGACAAATGACAGGCCATGTACCTAATGACATAGACGTTTAACTTTTGACACTTCACGTGCACTTCACTGAATTGAAGACTGAAGTTAGGTGAAAAGTGTAAACACTTTAAATTGACAATAAAGATTTACTGTGTATTCGTGCACTTTTTATcactttcaaatttcaatttacgtacttaaattattatgttattactatttacttaaattaatatattcagttTTTTTCTTCGTTCTCTTGTCTGCTAGTAGTTCGGAATGTTATCATCAATACGGTTATTACGTCGCACATGTGCTTGTTTGCGGTTACAAAAACgatcaattaaacaaaattcaaactcAGATAGCCCACTGCGACGCCTGCTTCGAGATGCAAGTGCGTTTGGTGAAGCAGACCCTACAAAAGCGCCAGAAGGCGAGTTGCTATGGGCAACACAACCGTACGCTACAGGTGTCAAAGAGCCTCCCCCTCACCAGGTTGACCCGACAGAGACCACAGTCCTATTATTCCCTGGCCAAGGGTCACAGTATGTCGGTATGGGGAAGTGCCTTGATAATGTGCCCTCTGCTAAGGAACTGTATGAACTAGCCTCTAGTGTAGTTGGGTAATTGTTTAGCTTATTGCTGATTTCTTGACATTTCTGTTTCAATTTGATGTATgagtaacaattttttatatttgcattagATATTCAGGAACTTTTACAAATATGGACTGTTACAAAATCAATACATTACCTATTTGAAAAGAATGTATGTAACAAACTGCTGTACATGGAAACCTGCTATTTATCTattgattttgtaaattagaatattgagatttattattcttttcaaaattcattttttcactatttctaaaattttccACCTTGTGAAGATAATTCTATAGCtgcaatatgtaataatttgagCTGACAccttacaattaattatttgaaacaattataataccCAGACCTCAGAATTTTTGTCATAAATGTGGTGTCCACTTTTAGATCATATTGTAGTTTTGTTCTTCGCATGATCATATGTATATTGATTGaagattattgaaaatttattgtagaaTGATAGATTAAGATTGCTcactataaagaaaattatggactgcattgtatttgttattgttaccATCGGTTTTGCTGAGTTTTTGAATTGGAAAATTTCAACTCAAACAGATGCTAATATGGCCCAAAAAACctcaattaatttgatatccCCAGTCCCAAGTAtgtgcaaaatatatttaacataaacgaaaatttaataaatgttctaaAATTTAGTATCTCATGTAAGTGACTTTATGTCTAAATGGGAATAAATGTCTAAAACCTTTATATCTACACAACTATGTTTGAATAATTGTAACTGTAAAGAAGAATAAGATTGAAACTCATGTCCAATTGGCAGTTGGGATGTGGCGCGAGTATGCCGCGAGGGCCCCGAGGAGGAGCTACAGAGGCGCTGTCAGACTGCTGTGCTGGTAACGTCACTGGGGGCTCTGGAGCTGGCGCGCGAGACTCGGCCCGGCGCCATCGAACGCGTGCGAGCTGTCGCCGGTTTTTCGCTCGGCGAAATCACGGCTATGGTTTACGTGGGGGCCTTGCAGTTGGAACAGGCCCTGCGACTCGTCGAGGTGGGGCGACTatcgtaaatttttattcataaatcgGTTGTGTGCGAAAGAGAAAGTGACGGGGCGGCGCCGCGCAGGTGCGGGCGGCGGCCATGGAGGCGGCGGCGCGGGAGCGCGCGGGCGGCATGCTGACGGTGTGGCTGGCGCCGGACGCCAGGCTGGGCGCGCTGCTGCACGCGGCGCGCGACCACGCCGCGCGCCCCGACGCCGTGTGCCAGGTCGCCAACTACCTGTACCCCGGCTGCAAGGTGCTCGCCGGAGATGAAGAGGTGCTgctatattgttatttactacAACTTGAGATCCAACTACGAACGATTTTTTTACCATGCACGCAATGCGCGACACATTTCTCCTCCTCCTCCTCTCTCCTCtcctatcctacttcttatcttactaatattaaaaatgcaaagttgtgtgtgtttgttgctctttcacgcaaaaactactgaaccgattgcaatgaaatttggtatgtagctggacaactggaatgacataggcaactttttatcccgatattcctacgggttacggatttacgcggatgacaccgcggggcgcagctagtaatatatataaactacttATACTTATTACTCTGTGTAAAActttgaaatagaaaatatatataaagttgatttatttaaactttcctacacatataaatttattcaagcGATCAAAACGCGACAAAACAATGCGCGCCACGACATAGCCGGTACAAGCATAGGCTACTTTGAATTAGTATTCATGTGTATCATGTTCATTTTCGAAAGGAATTAcgagtattttaaaataaaagaaccttatcaaaaatataaatacttttaataacaatattttaaattacatccttacaaaatctGGGGAAGGAGGGGGTCGTCACGTATCACTATAGAGACCGTAGGAGGGGTGACTCGTGCGCAGGCGCTGCGGTACGTGGAGCGCGAGGGGCGGCGCCTCGGCGTGCGGCGCAGCGCGCGCGTGCGCGTGGCCGGCGCCTTCCACACGCCGCTCATGGCGCGCGCCGAGGCGGCCGTGCGCGAGGCGCTGCGCGCGTGCGACGTGGCCGCGCCGCGCGTGCCGCTCGTGTCGGGCGTGGACGCGCGCGCCGTGCTcagcgcgcccgccgcgcgccgccgcctcGCGCGCCTCACGGCCGCGCCCGTGCGCTGGGAGCAGGTGCTGCACGCGCTGTACGCGCGCCCGCGCCCCACGCCGCAGCCGCTCACGCTGGCGCTGGGCCCGGGCGCCGCGCTGCGCGCCACGCTCAAGCTGGTCAACGCGCGCGCCTGGGACGCCTCCCTCCACGTCGACGTCTAGCCTATCTTCGCGTATAGAATATGTACAATTTtgtagttaattatatttatgtgcgAGCGCCGAGAGGACTCATCGCGGGCTCCCGATCGCCCGCCCGCCTCACAGGTTGAGCGGGTTGCGCGTGACCTGGCCGGCCGCGTCGGC harbors:
- the LOC119829413 gene encoding phospholipase ABHD3; its protein translation is MLKMIFYIFELKKELLVCLSLSVLYVTYYLVEVVKKPLLICGKGEFRQMLEEKVPLLNEPYWPTPWCVESRLQTVIASVLRSRILPTVNYRREILRLSDGGQVALDWADAPGGDATRPVMLVLPGLTGGSHADYVRCLVAAARQLGAHCVVFNNRGLGGVPLTTPRLYCAVSHEDLAEVVEAVRGRGGPLLGVGVSLGGLILGHYLAAHGERARLHAALIVSSPLDVERGSACIERPPLNALLSRHMARNLRNTVRAHAPLRAGPWDWAAVDASRSVRQFDAAFTTKHFGFASVEHYYRAATLRGKLERVRVPLLCLCAADDPFQPLHGE
- the LOC119829412 gene encoding probable malonyl-CoA-acyl carrier protein transacylase, mitochondrial; the encoded protein is MLSSIRLLRRTCACLRLQKRSIKQNSNSDSPLRRLLRDASAFGEADPTKAPEGELLWATQPYATGVKEPPPHQVDPTETTVLLFPGQGSQYVGMGKCLDNVPSAKELYELASSVVGWDVARVCREGPEEELQRRCQTAVLVTSLGALELARETRPGAIERVRAVAGFSLGEITAMVYVGALQLEQALRLVEVRAAAMEAAARERAGGMLTVWLAPDARLGALLHAARDHAARPDAVCQVANYLYPGCKVLAGDEEALRYVEREGRRLGVRRSARVRVAGAFHTPLMARAEAAVREALRACDVAAPRVPLVSGVDARAVLSAPAARRRLARLTAAPVRWEQVLHALYARPRPTPQPLTLALGPGAALRATLKLVNARAWDASLHVDV